The genome window GGATTCGAGGTCGCGCTCGGTCACGTCCTTGGAGTTGACGAACAGCTCGTGCTGGGCGGTGTAAGTTACAATTACACCCTTGTTTTCGGGCGCGGTGTTCTCGGCCAGCGGCAGGTCCACATGGGAGGCGGCCTCGATGGTGACCGAGGTGGTGACCATGAAGATGATGAGCAGGACCAGAAAGATGTCGGTGAGCGGCGTGATGTTTATCTGCCAGAACATCTCGCCGCTGCTTTTGGGTCCGCTAACCGCCAACGGCTTGCCTCCCCTGCAGCGCGGCGTCGATCAGGCGGGCGGCGTTGATGTGGATGGCGGCGTTGATGTTATCGATCTTGACCGAGAAGTAGTTGTAGAAAATGACCGCGATGATCGCGACCGCCAAACCGAGCGCGGTCGAGATCAGCGCCTCCGAAATGCCGGCCGCGACGACCGAAAAGCCGCCGGTGCCCATCACTGCCATCGATTGGAATGCGACCAGGATGCCGACGACGGTGCCGAACAGCCCGATAAACGGGGCCGAGGCGCCCGAGGTCGCGAGCACCCAGACGTAGCG of Candidatus Binataceae bacterium contains these proteins:
- a CDS encoding biopolymer transporter ExbD, translating into MAVSGPKSSGEMFWQINITPLTDIFLVLLIIFMVTTSVTIEAASHVDLPLAENTAPENKGVIVTYTAQHELFVNSKDVTERDLESALSDALARVDSKIVIFQGDEKVLLGDMIRILQIAKLAGADQIAIAAKRVTPGQNLRLQTGANAAGGAPLGG